The genomic DNA AGAATTAACACGCCATTGTGCAGCGCAGTGATGTAAGCCGGAGATTTCAACGAACCATCATCATTAAATCTGGGGGCAGTCCAGATAATATCATAAACGTTCCATTCCCCAGGCGCGACGGTAGCGTTCACTTGTGGAGGAGTCTGCTTGTAAATTGCTCCAGCTTGGCCATCGAAATAGGTTGTATTCTCATATGAATCGAGAATCTGAATTTCATAAGTGTTCATAAAGAACACTCCACTATTTCCACGACCTTGACCGTGTCCTTTCACAGGCGTCGGAGCCGACCACTCGATGTGAAACTGGCAATCTCCGAATGATTCCTTACTGACAATGTTGCCTTTCCCAGAGACCATTGCCCCGTCGACGATTTTCCAATTTTCGGCATTGTTCCAGGCAGAAACATCTTTCCCGTTGAACAACACGACGGCGTCGGACGGAACTCCATTCTCATCAAGAGTGACTCGTTTGGGCTCTTCCCAAGTGATTCCGTTGAGGTATTCATCAGCGTGAATGACTGAGCATGAAGTGAATACCAACATGACGAAATAAAAACGATGAAGATTCACAGATCCCTCCTTAGGGTTGAGTACGTTTTGTGAAAATTGCAGTTTAACCGCAGCAAGCAACAAACTTGCATTCACTTCAATGCTTCAAGTGTAATCCATGACAAGACAAGTTGCGCCTGCAAACAGAAATGCTTCACTGAGTCGCTGACAGTCAGTCGGCGATAACCTTGCAGCCTTCATGTGCGACTCACTTCGCTGACTTTGCAGCAGCTTGAATCCAGTTTCGAATCAAGCTGGCAGCCGCTTCATTCTCACCGG from Thalassoglobus polymorphus includes the following:
- a CDS encoding 3-keto-disaccharide hydrolase; this translates as MLVFTSCSVIHADEYLNGITWEEPKRVTLDENGVPSDAVVLFNGKDVSAWNNAENWKIVDGAMVSGKGNIVSKESFGDCQFHIEWSAPTPVKGHGQGRGNSGVFFMNTYEIQILDSYENTTYFDGQAGAIYKQTPPQVNATVAPGEWNVYDIIWTAPRFNDDGSLKSPAYITALHNGVLILNHLELKGDTPYHRPPQYTKHAERLPFRIQDHGNPVRFRNIWVREIKDAQGEQTREPFIRNQKTGEETPVK